One Numenius arquata chromosome 13, bNumArq3.hap1.1, whole genome shotgun sequence genomic region harbors:
- the ORC6 gene encoding origin recognition complex subunit 6 codes for MEGGAVRRLAARLGLAEPAVVRKAEEYLRLSQVKCTGLMAQMTATSSAVVCLDLAAGFMQLPVDRSYFVKLSGLNKTTYQSSMKSLECLLEVNPRLGMRDLAVQFCCTEAVSTASKILQRYESSLSEAQQMDLDFSKPLFITAALFTACRRLKLKVEKTKMLATSGVKKAIFDRLCNQLEKISQQLSKDDVPLAAETPESLQTNLEHWEKEDGSEDDEETPCKRPKTETKQDYEEWKKKILENAAKAQETSRGAVSVVPPSNTTAARS; via the exons ATGGAGGGCGGCGCGGTGCGGCGCCTGGCCGCCCGGCTGGGCCTGGCCGAGCCCGCCGTCGTCAG AAAAGCTGAAGAGTACCTGCGGCTGTCTCAGGTGAAATGCACGGGGTTAATGGCCCAGATGACGGCGACAAGCAGCGCTGTGGTGTGCCTGGACCTGGCGGCTGGTTTCATGCAACTGCCGGTTGACAGA AGCTATTTTGTTAAACTCTCCGGTTTGAACAAGACGACCTACCAGAGCTCCATGAAGTCTTTGGAGTGTTTGCTAGAGGTGAACCCCAGACTGGGAATGCGAGACTTGGCTGTGCAATTCTGCTGCACAGAGGCAGTGAGCACTGCTTCAAAAATACTGCAGAG GTATGAATCCAGCCTCTCTGAAGCACAGCAAATGGACCTTGATTTCTCAAAACCGCTGTTTATAACAGCTGCACTATTCACGGCATGTAG GCGTTTGAAGCTAAAAGTGGAAAAAACTAAAATGTTGGCCACATCTGGGGTGAAAAAAGCAATATTTGACCGGCTGTGCAATCAGCTGGAGAAGATAAGTCAGCAACTCAGCA aagacgACGTTCCACTGGCTGCAGAGACACCTGAAAGCTTACAGACCAACCTGGAACACTGGGAGAAGGAAGATG GATCTGAAGATGATGAGGAGACGCCATGTAAACGGCCAAAGACTGAAACAAAGCAAGACTatgaagaatggaaaaagaaaatcctggaaAACGCTGCTAAGGCGCAAGAGACGAGTAGGGGTGCTGTCTCTGTAGTGCCACCGAGTAATACCACTGCTGCTCGCTCGTAA